The window actcaaattttttattgAGTTGGATTGGATTTGAAATGAGATGAGTTACCTGGAATGACATATCGCCATATTCAAGCCCTGTTCCAGCAGTCGACAATCTCCATCAAAGCTCTGCAACTTCACTGTTTACTCTTCAAGATCTCCCTCGACCACAATGAATTCTTCTTCTCTCAGCTAATCCTCGCCTCTTCCTCGGTCTACCTCGACCACGCCCGGAAACTATTCGACAATTCACCCATCACACCCCCGCCACTCTTTGCATGGAACACGCTAATCAAATCATACTCCAACTACTCATCGACCCCGTTAGAATCACTAAAACTCTTCGTGGAATTGCTTCGATCACATGGAGAACTCAAACCCGACAAATTCACATACCCTTTTGTCATAAAGGCTTGTGGGCGGTGCTTGATGATCGCAGCTGGCGGTTCGGTGCATTCGATGGTTTTGAAGGCGGGTCTTGGTTCAGACCAACATGTGAATAATACGCTCTTGACGATGTATGGTCGGTGCGGTGTGATTGGGTATTCGAGGAAAGTGTTCGatgaaatgattgagaaagatGTGGTGTCTTGGAGTTCCATGGTTGCTGCTTACGTTGATTGGTATGTAGATTCCTAATCTTTTTCGCAGTACGCTAAATgcgttttctttttctttttctgattctttaagttgAATATTTTTGCTAATTGAGTTATTTTTTTGCCATGTTTTGTTTGGTCttatattttgttgtttttcGAACACTTGCAGTAACCGTACTTGGGATTCTTTGATGGTATTCAAAGATATAATGATGCTAAATGGGAAGCCAAATTCAGTAACTTTGGTTAGTTTGATCACTGCTTGTACCAAACTACTCAATATTAGAGTAGGAAAATCCTTTCATTCTTACATTATCAGGAATGCTACTGAGTTAGATGTCTCCTTGGTGACAGCCCTTTTGAATATGTACTCGAAATATGGGCTCGTAGACGAAGCCTTCCACATTTTCAACTACGTTGGAAATAAATATGTACAATCTTGGACAGTAATGATTTCCTGCCTCGCTGAGTATGGCCATGGTAAAGAAGCTCTATCTTTGTTTACTAGAATGGAAAAAACAGGCTTATTGCCCGATAGCATGTCATTTTCAGCAATACTTTCTGCTTGTAGCCACAACGGCCTGGTCCACGAAGCAAGTGACCTCTTTGAAAAAATGGTAAATGTATATGGTATCTCGCCAACTCTGGAACATTATGGTTGCATGGTAGACTTATTGGGACGTGCTGGGAAGATAGAAGAAGCTTATCGGATGATTATGAGCATGCCTATGGAGCCTAACTCTGTTATATTAAGGAGTTATCTCAGTTCATGCAAGCACCATGGCCGTGTTCATTCTGCAGATTCACATCTAATGAAACTTCTGCTTGAAACAGAGCCTGAGATCGGAGCAAATTATGTTCTTGCTGGTTCTGTCTCCTCTTTGCACGGATATGATAATGGCATCAATAACACAAGAAATGATATGATGCAAAAAGGTTTGAAGAAAGTTCCTGGTTGCAGTTGGGTGCAGTTGCCTGTTGGGGATCACGCAGGCCTTTGTATCGACATTTAAGGATAATCTTTTAGTTTGTCTTTCCATGgatgaattttaatttatggaaaggTTTTTTGAATGAATAGGTTGAATATTAGATTTgaaattgaaacaaaaaaaattaattggacAAAACAAatgatttcaaatatttcattaTAATTTTGAGTCATGCATAAATCAGATTTAagataaaaaatttgaaatcaaatctTTCAATTCAAATGCCTTCGCCCCTTTAATCCATTTATGAGAATGATTGAATAAgggcaaaaatttatgtgagacggtctcatgggtcataTTTTataagacgaatatcttatttgggtcgtctatgaaaaagtattactttttacattaagagtgttactttttatcgtgaatatcggtACTCGGTAGgtttgacctgtctcacagataaagattcgtgagaccgtttcataaAAGACTTAATCTtgaatggcaaaaacttgtgtgagacggtctcacggatcttatttgtgaaacggatctcttatttggataatccacgaaaaaatattactttttatgctaagagtattactttttattgtgatatgggtagggttgacccgtctcacaaattaagatccgtgagacggtctcacataagactcactcatCTTCAATAAGTCCTACAGGGCCGTAAAATGGAAATTTTTGAATGTGGAAATGTTCTTGGTGGAACTTATTATGAATATATATACTAGAAAATTTCTCGTGGATGGACGCTTATGGGCTACGGCGAATTCGATGTCCACATGGACGGGCAACATTTGTTATTTGTTTAGAGAAGGACTAAAATGTTAAATTTTCCCACGTGTGAGTGTCTTATGAATTTTCCTCGAATAGCATCGAGGGgtttattcaaattttaaaagttaaaaTGTGTTCAAAATAGACTTTTATTGTGCTTAAAATTCCTTGATAATTAACCTTAACTTTAAAAAATTCGACAAAAATTTAgagatattaaaattttaataagtaCATTAAATTCAttaacataaaaacataaaacgtaaaatataattataaaatgtcaaaaactGTCTTTCCTAAACTTCTCTATTTCCTTCTTTTTCCACATCTGCCTCATCTCCTCTTTATCTCATCCACTCTCCTCTTCAAAATATATACATTTGAGTCTCCAAcaattatttcaataattataT is drawn from Primulina eburnea isolate SZY01 chromosome 10, ASM2296580v1, whole genome shotgun sequence and contains these coding sequences:
- the LOC140803774 gene encoding pentatricopeptide repeat-containing protein At1g31920-like; translation: MTYRHIQALFQQSTISIKALQLHCLLFKISLDHNEFFFSQLILASSSVYLDHARKLFDNSPITPPPLFAWNTLIKSYSNYSSTPLESLKLFVELLRSHGELKPDKFTYPFVIKACGRCLMIAAGGSVHSMVLKAGLGSDQHVNNTLLTMYGRCGVIGYSRKVFDEMIEKDVVSWSSMVAAYVDCNRTWDSLMVFKDIMMLNGKPNSVTLVSLITACTKLLNIRVGKSFHSYIIRNATELDVSLVTALLNMYSKYGLVDEAFHIFNYVGNKYVQSWTVMISCLAEYGHGKEALSLFTRMEKTGLLPDSMSFSAILSACSHNGLVHEASDLFEKMVNVYGISPTLEHYGCMVDLLGRAGKIEEAYRMIMSMPMEPNSVILRSYLSSCKHHGRVHSADSHLMKLLLETEPEIGANYVLAGSVSSLHGYDNGINNTRNDMMQKGLKKVPGCSWVQLPVGDHAGLCIDI